One Deltaproteobacteria bacterium CG2_30_66_27 DNA window includes the following coding sequences:
- a CDS encoding type II secretion system protein GspG — protein sequence MESERNGKGRLRDRSGFTLIEIMVVIVILGLLAALVVPKLIGRTEEAKKTQSRVQIRNIEQALGLFKLDNGFYPATDQGIEALVKVPDAGRIPKNYRKDGYMDRVPKDPWGNPYVYVSPGGRGDYDISSYGADGVPGGEGEDGDINSWDEK from the coding sequence ATGGAATCGGAAAGAAACGGGAAGGGGAGGCTCCGGGACCGGTCGGGGTTCACCCTCATCGAGATCATGGTCGTCATCGTCATCCTCGGCCTGCTGGCCGCCCTGGTCGTGCCCAAGCTGATCGGGCGGACCGAGGAGGCGAAGAAGACCCAGTCGCGGGTCCAGATCAGGAACATCGAACAGGCCCTCGGACTGTTCAAGCTGGACAACGGGTTCTACCCCGCCACCGACCAGGGGATCGAGGCGCTGGTCAAGGTCCCCGACGCCGGCCGGATCCCGAAGAATTACCGGAAGGACGGCTACATGGACCGCGTGCCGAAAGACCCCTGGGGGAACCCGTACGTGTACGTGAGCCCCGGGGGGCGCGGCGACTACGACATCAGCTCCTACGGCGCGGACGGCGTTCCCGGCGGCGAAGGCGAGGATGGGGACATCAACTCCTGGGATGAAAAGTAG